One Actinomadura viridis genomic region harbors:
- the sigJ gene encoding RNA polymerase sigma factor SigJ produces MDDVDRVTGRFEEQRGHLRAVAYRMLGSVSEADDAVQEAWLRLSRTDTGEVENLDAWLTTVVARICLNMLRSRRSRREEPADVHLPDPIIGPEGGTDPEEEAVLADSVGLALLVVLDTLAPAERLAFVLHDMFAVPFDEIGPMIERSPAAARQLASRARRRVQGQAPAPDPDPARQRAVVDAFLAAARDGDFEGLVAVLHPDVVLRSDGGTALARHTVVLTGARNVAAQATMFGGLSPFARPALINGAAGVVVTPHGRPVAVMGFTVTDGRVAAIDVIADPDRLRLLDLTVLDG; encoded by the coding sequence GTGGACGACGTCGACCGGGTGACCGGACGTTTCGAGGAGCAGCGCGGTCACCTGCGGGCGGTGGCCTACCGGATGCTCGGCTCGGTGAGCGAAGCCGACGACGCCGTGCAGGAGGCGTGGTTGCGGCTCAGCCGCACCGACACCGGCGAGGTCGAGAACCTCGACGCCTGGCTGACCACCGTGGTGGCCCGGATCTGCCTGAACATGCTGCGCTCTCGCCGCTCGCGGCGCGAGGAGCCCGCCGACGTCCACCTCCCCGACCCCATCATCGGCCCCGAGGGCGGGACCGATCCCGAGGAGGAGGCCGTCCTGGCCGACTCCGTGGGCCTGGCCCTGCTGGTCGTGCTCGACACGCTCGCGCCGGCCGAACGGCTCGCGTTCGTGCTGCACGACATGTTCGCCGTGCCCTTCGACGAGATCGGCCCCATGATCGAGCGGTCCCCGGCGGCGGCCAGGCAGCTCGCCAGCCGCGCCCGCCGCCGCGTGCAGGGGCAGGCTCCGGCGCCCGACCCCGATCCCGCCCGGCAGCGCGCCGTCGTCGACGCGTTCCTCGCCGCCGCCCGTGACGGCGACTTCGAGGGTCTGGTCGCCGTGCTCCACCCGGACGTGGTGCTCCGTTCCGACGGCGGCACCGCCCTCGCCCGCCACACGGTCGTGCTCACCGGCGCCCGGAACGTGGCCGCCCAGGCGACCATGTTCGGCGGGCTCTCCCCGTTCGCCCGTCCGGCACTGATCAACGGCGCGGCGGGCGTCGTCGTCACCCCGCACGGGCGGCCGGTGGCGGTGATGGGCTTCACCGTCACCGACGGCCGGGTCGCCGCCATCGACGTGATCGCCGACCCCGACCGCCTCCGCCTGCTCGACCTGACCGTTCTCGACGGGTGA